Proteins from a single region of Calonectris borealis chromosome 14, bCalBor7.hap1.2, whole genome shotgun sequence:
- the PTDSS2 gene encoding phosphatidylserine synthase 2 isoform X2 — MKYIDPHLGVPLPERDYGGNCLIYDPGNETDPFHNIWDKLDGFVPAHFFGWYLKTLMIRDWWMCMIISVMFEFLEYSLEHQLPNFSECWWDHWIMDVILCNGLGIYCGMKTLSWLSLKTYKWQGLWNIPTYKGKMKRIVFQFTPYSWVKFEWKPASSLRRWLAVCGIIFVFLLAELNTFYLKFVLWMPPEHYLVLLRLVFFVNVGGVAMREIYDFMDDPKFHKKLGQQAWLVAAITATEFLIVVKYDPYTLTLSLPFYITQCWILGIILVLTWTAWRFFIRDITLRYKEIRRQKQEHKYEKDKCLSNGDGHSSILDEQNGNKLRERKL, encoded by the exons ATGAAGTACATTGATCCACATTTAGGTGTTCCTTTGCCAGAAAGAGACTACGGTGGAAACTGCCTTATTTATGATCCTGGCAATGAAACTGATCCATTTCACAACATCTGG GACAAGCTGGATGGATTTGTTCCGGCTCACTTTTTTGGCTGGTACCTGAAA ACATTGATGATTCGAGACTGGTGGATGTGTATGATCATCAGTGTAATGTTTGAGTTTCTGGAGTACAGTCTGGAACACCAGCTTCCAAACTTCAGTGAATGTTGGTGGGATCAC tggATAATGGATGTGATCTTATGTAATGGATTAGGAATTTACTGTGGGATGAAGACTCTGTCTTGGCTTTCTTTGAAAACATACAAATGGCAAGGACTTTGGAACATTCCTACATACAA aggTAAAATGAAGAGAATTGTCTTCCAGTTCACCCCGTATAGCTGGGTTAAATTTGAGTGGAAGCCAGCATCCAGCTTACGCAGATGGCTAGCAGTTTGCGGCATAATCTTTGTA tttttattgGCAGAGCTGAACACATTTTACTTGAAGTTTGTCCTTTGGATGCCACCAGAACACTACTTGGTCCTGTTACGACTTGTCTTTTTTGTCAATGTGGGAGGTGTGGCTATGAGGGAGATCTACGACTTCATGGACGACCC GAAGTTCCATAAGAAATTGGGTCAGCAGGCATGGCTGGTTGCTGCTATTACTGCCACGGAGTTTCTGATTGTCGTGAAGTATGATCCCTATACACTcacactttctcttcctttctacaTTACCCAGTGCTGGATCTTGGGGATTATACTTGTGCTCACCTGGACAGCCTGGCGTTTCTTCATTCG tgacaTCACTTTGCGGTATAAGGAGATAAGGCGACAGAAGCAAGAGCACAAATATGAAAAGGACAAATGCTTGAGCAATGGTGATGGACACTCATCAATACTGGATGAACAAAATGGGAACAAACTAAGGGAGAGGAAACTTTGA